CAATAAAAGTGGTAAAAAATGGTAATAAGTGGTAATATTTTTTTTATTTTTGAAAAAATTCTATCATGAATTCATTAATTGGAACATATGAGTGTAAGGTAGATACAAAGGGTAGACTCCCAATACCAGCGGGTTTGAAGAAACAACTTGCTGATTGTTTGGAGGATGGCTTTGTGTTGAAGAGATCTGTGTTTCAAAATTGTTTAGAGCTTCATCCGATGAAAGAATGGGAAAAAGTGATGAATGATTTGAACAAATTGAATCGATTTGTGAAAAAAAATAATGATTTCATTCGAATTTTTACGGCTGGATTAAAAATTGTCGAAGTTGA
This portion of the Empedobacter stercoris genome encodes:
- the mraZ gene encoding division/cell wall cluster transcriptional repressor MraZ — protein: MNSLIGTYECKVDTKGRLPIPAGLKKQLADCLEDGFVLKRSVFQNCLELHPMKEWEKVMNDLNKLNRFVKKNNDFIRIFTAGLKIVEVDANGRLQISKDLVKFAEINKEVVLNSSVNMIEIWDKDKYEESINVDDLDFATLAEEVMGNLSEDE